The Sulfurovum sp. TSL1 genomic sequence TCAAACGTTACTGTGATGCTTTTCTCTCCATGACACAAGATAAAATACATCAAAACTCCATTACCTTTTATCCCCAATTTGCTATAATCAAACAATTTCAGAAAGAAGGTAGATCTCATGTCTAACATAGCTCAAGCAAAAATCTTTTTTGGTTCCGCCGAAGAGAACAAAGAAGTACAACAGGAACGTAAGAGTCCTTTTGATGGTACGGTTGTCAGTGCTGCACCGGTTTGTGATGCAGAAGATACGTTTAAGGCACTTAAGATCGCCAAAGCTGCAAGTAAAGCAGCAGCAAGATCGCCATTGTCCCAGCGTATCTTATGGTTGGAGGATGTGGCTAAAAGGCTTATGGAAGAGAAAGAAGCTTTTGCTTTGATGCTGGCTAAAGAGGTAGCCAAACCCATCGCATTTTCACGTATTGAGGTAGAACGGTGTGTGGAAACGATCAAGATCACAGCCATGGAACTTGCAAATCTTTCAGGGGAAACACTGCCTACGGACATTATGCCCAGCGGCAAGAAAACATTGGCCTATTTTAAACGGGAACCTGTAGGGGTCGTTGCATGCATCACACCGTTTAATTTTCCTCTGAATCTTGTGGCACATAAGATAGCACCGGCATTGGGAGCAGGCAATGCAGTAGTATTGAAACCTACACCTGAAGCACCTATGACAGCCTATATGTTCGCAAGGCTTTTTGTCGATTCCCCCTATGCGATTCAAGATGCGCTGAGCGTGGTCTATGGTGATGCTGAGGTAGGTTCGGCACTGGTCCAAAGTGATATTCCAAGAGTGATCAGTTTTACAGGTTCAGTACCTGTAGGAAACATCATTACCAAACAGGCGGGGATTAAGAAGGTAAGCCTCGAACTGGGTGGCAATGCTGCAACCTACGTCGATAAAAGTGCTGATCTGGCGCTTGCTGCAGCACGTTGTGCGTTTGGTGCTTTTTACAACTCCGGACAAGTCTGTATTTCTCTGCAGCGTATCTATGTGAATGAAGAGGTGTATGATGCGTTTGCAGAGCTGCTCGCGAAAGAGACAAAAAA encodes the following:
- a CDS encoding aldehyde dehydrogenase family protein — encoded protein: MSNIAQAKIFFGSAEENKEVQQERKSPFDGTVVSAAPVCDAEDTFKALKIAKAASKAAARSPLSQRILWLEDVAKRLMEEKEAFALMLAKEVAKPIAFSRIEVERCVETIKITAMELANLSGETLPTDIMPSGKKTLAYFKREPVGVVACITPFNFPLNLVAHKIAPALGAGNAVVLKPTPEAPMTAYMFARLFVDSPYAIQDALSVVYGDAEVGSALVQSDIPRVISFTGSVPVGNIITKQAGIKKVSLELGGNAATYVDKSADLALAAARCAFGAFYNSGQVCISLQRIYVNEEVYDAFAELLAKETKKLKVGSPYEEDTFMGPLIDDESRERAKSWVASAKEEGAKVIAGGEEIDGIFPPTVMADVTDEMKIICEEVFAPIVSLVAVPDYETAVEKMNDSPYGLQFSIFTNDLKITQRFIEDAECGGVVVNDIPTLRFDVQPYGGAKLSGVGREGPKWALEEFTEIKSVVIC